A genomic segment from Barrientosiimonas humi encodes:
- a CDS encoding DUF2277 domain-containing protein, which yields MCRNIRQLHNFAPPATDDEVHAAALQYVRKISGSTKPSQANAEAFDAAVEAVARASRGLLEALVTSAPPKDREVEAAKARARAAKRYATAG from the coding sequence ATGTGCCGCAACATCCGACAGCTTCACAACTTCGCCCCGCCGGCGACCGACGACGAGGTCCACGCGGCGGCCCTGCAGTACGTCCGCAAGATCAGCGGGTCGACCAAGCCCTCCCAGGCCAACGCCGAGGCGTTCGACGCGGCGGTCGAGGCCGTCGCCCGGGCCAGCCGCGGGCTGCTCGAGGCCCTGGTGACCTCGGCGCCGCCGAAGGACCGCGAGGTCGAGGCGGCCAAGGCCCGGGCGCGCGCCGCCAAGCGCTACGCCACGGCGGGCTGA
- a CDS encoding metal ABC transporter solute-binding protein, Zn/Mn family, with amino-acid sequence MILVKLPAALPALALAATAALAGCGTSGAGGPGSGGGDRPTVVTAAYPLDLLVRSVGGEHVTTLNLAKPGVEPHDLELTAKNVAAIDDASLVVYSKGFSTAVDTAAKEQAGDRAFDVSGPARLTPTPSVEPVGEGDAEQHHADDGHDHGSEPGAVDQHFWLDPQRYAAVATAVATRLGQVDPANRADYERNARAFSGRLTTLDRELVTGLRSCPRTELVTSHAAFGYLAQRTGLSQVPIAVSPGQEPDPAALGRISSYAKAHGVTTIYTEPLVSSDFADAIARSTGARTATLDPVESITDRSAGGDYFAVMRSNLSTLRTGQGCS; translated from the coding sequence ATGATTCTCGTGAAGCTCCCTGCTGCCCTCCCCGCCCTCGCCCTCGCGGCGACCGCCGCGCTCGCCGGTTGCGGCACCTCGGGCGCCGGTGGGCCTGGCTCCGGCGGTGGCGACCGTCCCACGGTGGTGACGGCGGCGTACCCCCTGGACCTGCTCGTCCGCTCCGTCGGCGGTGAGCACGTCACCACGCTCAACCTGGCCAAGCCCGGTGTCGAGCCGCACGACCTGGAGCTGACCGCCAAGAACGTCGCGGCGATCGACGACGCGTCGCTGGTGGTCTACAGCAAGGGGTTCTCCACCGCCGTCGACACCGCGGCGAAGGAGCAGGCCGGCGACCGCGCGTTCGACGTGTCGGGGCCCGCGCGGCTGACCCCCACCCCGTCGGTGGAGCCGGTCGGCGAGGGCGACGCCGAGCAGCACCACGCCGACGACGGCCACGACCACGGGTCCGAGCCGGGCGCCGTCGACCAGCACTTCTGGCTCGACCCGCAGCGCTACGCCGCCGTCGCCACCGCCGTCGCCACGCGCCTCGGCCAGGTCGACCCGGCCAACCGAGCCGACTACGAGCGCAACGCCCGCGCCTTCAGCGGCCGGCTCACCACGCTCGACCGCGAGCTCGTCACCGGCCTGCGCTCGTGCCCGCGCACAGAGCTGGTCACGAGCCACGCCGCGTTCGGCTACCTCGCCCAGCGCACCGGCCTGTCGCAGGTGCCGATCGCGGTCTCCCCCGGCCAGGAGCCCGACCCGGCCGCGCTGGGCCGGATCTCCAGCTATGCCAAGGCGCACGGCGTCACCACGATCTACACCGAGCCGCTGGTGAGCTCCGACTTCGCCGACGCGATCGCGCGCAGCACCGGCGCGCGTACGGCCACGCTGGACCCGGTCGAGAGCATCACCGACCGTTCGGCCGGCGGCGACTACTTCGCGGTCATGCGCTCCAACCTCTCGACGCTGCGCACCGGACAGGGATGCTCATGA
- the dusB gene encoding tRNA dihydrouridine synthase DusB — MTEVLAPAPVLPPLQIGRHVISSPVVLAPMAGITNRAFRRLCRQYGAEGSAAGGASGATSLYVSEMITSRALVERTPVTMQLIEQDPDEDPRSIQLYGVDPTTVGRAVHLLASENRCDHIDLNFGCPVPKVTRKGGGGALPWKTDLFRGIVAAAVREASPYDIPVTVKMRKGIDEDHLTFLEAGRIAEGEGAAAVALHGRTVAQAYSGQADWSAIADLKQAVTSVPVLGNGDIWSAEDAVRMVRETGCDGVVVGRGCLGRPWLFTDLAAAFAGSAERVRPTLREVCATMRRHTEYLAEFHGSQDKACRDIRKHVAWYLKGFRVGSHVRSSLATVTSLATLDDLVATLDLDQEWPSEGADGPRGRAGSERRVVLPEGWLGSRCLDGASADAVRDAELSVSGG; from the coding sequence ATGACCGAGGTGCTCGCCCCCGCTCCCGTGCTGCCGCCGCTGCAGATCGGGCGGCACGTCATCTCCTCTCCCGTGGTGCTCGCCCCGATGGCCGGGATCACCAACCGGGCGTTCCGGCGGCTGTGCCGGCAGTACGGCGCCGAAGGCTCCGCGGCCGGTGGCGCCTCGGGCGCGACCTCGCTCTACGTCAGCGAGATGATCACCTCGCGCGCCCTCGTCGAGCGCACGCCGGTCACCATGCAGCTCATCGAGCAGGACCCCGACGAGGACCCGCGCTCGATCCAGCTCTACGGCGTCGACCCGACCACGGTCGGCCGTGCCGTGCACCTGCTGGCGAGCGAGAACCGTTGTGACCACATCGATCTCAACTTCGGCTGCCCCGTGCCGAAGGTCACCCGCAAGGGCGGCGGGGGAGCGCTGCCGTGGAAGACCGACCTGTTCCGCGGGATCGTCGCGGCGGCCGTGCGCGAGGCGAGCCCGTACGACATCCCGGTCACCGTGAAGATGCGCAAGGGCATCGACGAGGACCACCTGACTTTCCTCGAGGCAGGCCGGATCGCCGAGGGCGAGGGGGCGGCCGCGGTCGCGCTGCACGGACGCACCGTCGCCCAGGCCTACTCGGGCCAGGCCGACTGGTCGGCCATCGCCGACCTGAAGCAGGCAGTCACCTCGGTGCCGGTGCTCGGCAACGGCGACATCTGGTCGGCCGAGGACGCCGTACGCATGGTGCGCGAGACCGGGTGCGACGGCGTCGTCGTGGGGCGCGGCTGCCTCGGTCGGCCGTGGCTGTTCACCGACCTGGCCGCGGCCTTCGCCGGGTCCGCCGAGCGGGTGCGCCCGACGCTGCGCGAGGTGTGCGCCACGATGCGTCGGCACACCGAGTACCTCGCGGAGTTCCACGGCTCGCAGGACAAGGCCTGCCGTGACATCCGCAAGCACGTCGCGTGGTACCTCAAGGGATTCCGGGTCGGCTCGCACGTGCGCTCCAGCCTCGCCACCGTCACCTCGCTCGCGACGCTGGACGACCTGGTGGCCACCCTCGACCTGGACCAGGAGTGGCCGAGCGAGGGCGCCGACGGTCCGCGCGGCCGCGCCGGGTCCGAGCGGCGGGTCGTGCTCCCCGAGGGCTGGCTGGGCTCGCGCTGCCTCGACGGGGCCTCGGCCGACGCGGTGCGCGACGCCGAGCTGTCGGTCTCCGGAGGCTGA
- a CDS encoding Fur family transcriptional regulator, which translates to MSESTGRRPTRQRAAVTETLSEIDDFTSAQSLHERLRTKGASVGLATVYRTLQTMASDGEVDVLRTDEGEAVYRRCSTGHHHHLVCRDCGRTVEVEGPAVERWAARVGQDHGFTDVEHTVELFGRCADCSRG; encoded by the coding sequence GTGAGCGAGAGCACCGGACGGCGACCCACCCGGCAGCGGGCAGCGGTCACCGAGACGTTGTCGGAGATCGACGACTTCACCTCGGCGCAGAGCCTGCACGAGCGGCTGCGCACCAAGGGCGCCTCCGTCGGTCTCGCCACCGTCTACCGCACGCTGCAGACGATGGCCTCCGACGGCGAGGTCGACGTGCTGCGCACCGACGAGGGCGAGGCGGTCTATCGCCGCTGCAGCACCGGGCACCACCACCATCTGGTATGCCGCGACTGCGGACGCACAGTCGAGGTCGAGGGCCCCGCGGTCGAGCGCTGGGCCGCCCGGGTCGGCCAGGACCACGGCTTCACCGACGTGGAGCACACCGTCGAGCTGTTCGGTCGCTGCGCGGACTGCTCGAGGGGCTGA
- a CDS encoding deoxyguanosinetriphosphate triphosphohydrolase yields MTAGYDAAARERWVREDPALKRADRDDFARDRARLLHSAALRRLSQKTQMHRPTMDDFVRNRLTHSLEVAQIGREFGAALGCDADVVDTACLAHDLGHPPFGHNGEAALDVLAADIGGFEGNAQTLRLLTRLEAKREHPDGRSAGLNLTRATLDASIKYPWRRDESPYPTTKFGTYADDLEAFDWIRLPAPAGEPNRRCLEAQVMDWSDDVAYSVHDVEDAVASGIIDPRALRDPQTVAAVAAAARSWYGTDFDDAALAAALDRALTAGAMPTGHDSTRAGFAALKDTTSRLIGHFVHSVELATRERYGTGRLTRFAADVVVPDEVLAEVLMLKAVSAHYILMSEERKIALQEQRELLAALHEVYRAHPDRLDPLHHKDFEAGDGDADRARVVIDQLASLTDARAIALAQRWT; encoded by the coding sequence ATGACCGCCGGGTACGACGCGGCCGCCCGTGAGCGGTGGGTGCGCGAGGACCCCGCGCTCAAGCGCGCGGACCGTGACGACTTCGCTCGCGACCGGGCGCGCCTGCTGCACTCGGCGGCGCTGCGCCGGCTCTCGCAGAAGACCCAGATGCACCGGCCCACGATGGACGACTTCGTGCGCAACCGGCTGACCCACTCGCTGGAGGTCGCGCAGATCGGGCGCGAGTTCGGGGCGGCGCTCGGCTGCGACGCCGACGTGGTCGACACCGCGTGCCTCGCGCACGACCTCGGTCACCCGCCGTTCGGGCACAACGGCGAGGCCGCGCTCGACGTGCTCGCCGCCGACATCGGCGGGTTCGAGGGCAACGCGCAGACGCTGCGCCTGCTGACCCGTCTGGAGGCCAAGCGCGAGCACCCCGACGGCCGGTCGGCGGGTCTCAACCTGACCCGCGCCACGCTCGACGCGTCGATCAAGTATCCCTGGCGGCGTGACGAATCCCCTTATCCCACAACGAAGTTCGGGACCTACGCGGACGACCTCGAGGCGTTCGACTGGATCCGGCTGCCGGCGCCCGCGGGCGAGCCGAACCGGCGCTGCCTCGAGGCCCAGGTCATGGACTGGTCCGACGACGTGGCCTACTCCGTGCACGATGTCGAGGACGCCGTCGCGTCCGGCATCATCGACCCGCGCGCGCTGCGCGACCCGCAGACCGTCGCGGCCGTGGCCGCCGCCGCGCGCAGCTGGTACGGCACCGACTTCGACGACGCCGCCCTCGCCGCGGCGCTCGACCGGGCGCTCACCGCGGGGGCGATGCCGACCGGTCACGACTCCACCCGGGCCGGGTTCGCGGCGCTGAAGGACACCACCAGCCGGCTCATCGGGCACTTCGTGCACAGCGTCGAGCTGGCCACCCGCGAGCGGTACGGCACCGGCCGGCTCACCCGGTTCGCCGCCGACGTCGTGGTGCCCGACGAGGTGCTGGCCGAGGTGCTCATGCTCAAGGCGGTGAGCGCGCACTACATCCTGATGTCCGAGGAGCGCAAGATCGCCCTGCAGGAGCAGCGCGAGCTGCTCGCCGCGCTGCACGAGGTCTATCGCGCGCACCCCGACCGGCTGGATCCGTTGCACCACAAGGACTTCGAGGCGGGCGACGGCGACGCCGACCGCGCCCGAGTGGTCATCGACCAGCTGGCCTCGCTCACCGACGCCCGAGCTATCGCCCTGGCCCAGCGCTGGACCTAG
- a CDS encoding DUF3806 domain-containing protein → MQDIQIAPVGAQERRALDGWLEQAAQQGIDVEDVSSIGGAYDAYVERMVDTDPEDREDPTPFCTMVGMAMGEHLVRRTRLQWRVVTDQEGTDLAVATPEEDAILFPVDPVASAWEVAEVGWMDEWVANLLAGMQGEAQ, encoded by the coding sequence GTGCAGGACATCCAGATCGCGCCCGTGGGCGCGCAGGAGCGACGCGCCCTCGACGGCTGGCTCGAGCAGGCCGCCCAGCAGGGCATCGACGTCGAGGACGTGAGCTCGATCGGCGGCGCCTACGACGCCTACGTCGAGCGCATGGTCGACACCGACCCGGAGGACCGCGAGGACCCCACGCCGTTCTGCACGATGGTCGGCATGGCGATGGGTGAGCACCTGGTGCGGCGCACCCGCCTGCAGTGGCGGGTGGTGACCGACCAGGAGGGCACCGACCTGGCCGTCGCGACGCCGGAGGAGGACGCCATCCTCTTCCCGGTCGACCCGGTGGCCTCGGCCTGGGAGGTCGCCGAGGTGGGCTGGATGGACGAGTGGGTCGCCAACCTGCTGGCCGGGATGCAGGGCGAGGCGCAGTGA
- a CDS encoding isoprenyl transferase produces the protein MSTPVPPPPHRSGARAPQLPPEIVPRHVALVMDGNGRWANARGLPRTKGHEAGEAQLIDVVAGAIEAGVGTLSAYMFSTENWKRSPDEVRFLMGFNRDVIRRRVDLLDSWGVRCRWTGQRPRLWRSVVKELESAQERTKHNTVMTLQMCVNYGGRAEIAAATRRIAEQVAAGRLKPDKITEATIARNLDWPDTPDVDLFVRSSGEQRTSNFLLWQSAYAEMVFLDTLWPDFDRTHLWQAIETYAARDRRYGGAVDRTATP, from the coding sequence ATGAGCACGCCCGTCCCGCCGCCGCCCCACCGAAGCGGCGCCCGAGCGCCCCAGCTGCCGCCCGAGATCGTGCCCCGGCACGTCGCGCTGGTGATGGACGGCAACGGGCGGTGGGCCAACGCGCGCGGGCTGCCGCGCACGAAGGGCCACGAGGCCGGCGAGGCGCAGCTGATCGACGTCGTCGCGGGCGCGATCGAGGCGGGCGTGGGGACGCTGTCGGCGTACATGTTCTCCACCGAGAACTGGAAGCGCTCGCCCGACGAGGTCCGCTTCCTGATGGGCTTCAACCGCGACGTGATCCGCCGCCGCGTCGACCTGCTCGACTCCTGGGGCGTGCGCTGCCGCTGGACCGGGCAGCGGCCGCGGCTGTGGCGCTCGGTCGTCAAGGAGCTGGAGAGCGCGCAGGAGCGCACCAAGCACAACACCGTCATGACGCTGCAGATGTGCGTCAACTACGGCGGCCGCGCCGAGATCGCCGCCGCCACCCGCCGCATCGCCGAGCAGGTCGCCGCCGGCCGGCTCAAGCCGGACAAGATCACCGAGGCCACGATCGCCCGCAACCTCGACTGGCCCGACACCCCCGACGTCGACCTGTTCGTGCGCAGCTCGGGCGAGCAGCGCACCAGCAACTTCCTGCTGTGGCAGTCCGCCTACGCCGAGATGGTCTTCCTCGACACCCTCTGGCCCGACTTCGACCGCACCCACCTGTGGCAGGCGATCGAGACGTACGCCGCCCGCGACCGCCGCTACGGCGGCGCCGTCGACCGCACCGCGACCCCGTAG
- the recO gene encoding DNA repair protein RecO yields MALYRDAAIVLRTHKLGEADRIVTMLCRGTGKVRAVAKGVRRTKSKFGARLEPGMVVDLQCYQGRSLDTITQAAMLAPYGEQVAADYSAWTAAAAMLETADRLTEEREPVQRQFTLLAGGLAALAAGRHDSGLVLDSYLLRAMATAGWAPSFRDCAGCGAPGPHRAVNLAAGGAVCPSCRPPGSAAPRPETFVLLGALVAGDWATAVAADPRTRNEASGLVTAYLHWHLERGVRSLRLVDRGTPALPAPPADRAGAR; encoded by the coding sequence ATGGCCCTCTACCGTGACGCCGCGATCGTGCTGCGCACCCACAAGCTGGGTGAGGCAGACCGGATCGTCACGATGCTGTGCCGCGGCACCGGCAAGGTGCGCGCCGTGGCCAAGGGCGTGCGACGTACGAAGTCCAAGTTCGGGGCGCGCCTCGAGCCGGGCATGGTCGTGGATCTGCAGTGCTACCAAGGGCGTTCGCTCGACACGATCACCCAGGCGGCGATGCTCGCGCCGTACGGCGAGCAGGTCGCGGCCGACTACTCCGCGTGGACCGCCGCCGCGGCGATGCTCGAGACGGCCGACCGGCTCACCGAGGAGCGCGAGCCGGTGCAGCGGCAGTTCACGCTGCTGGCGGGCGGTCTGGCGGCGCTGGCCGCCGGGCGCCACGACTCGGGGCTGGTGCTCGACTCCTACCTGCTGCGCGCGATGGCGACCGCCGGGTGGGCCCCGTCGTTCCGCGACTGCGCAGGTTGCGGCGCGCCCGGCCCGCACCGGGCGGTCAACCTCGCGGCGGGCGGCGCGGTCTGCCCGTCGTGCCGGCCGCCGGGCTCGGCGGCGCCGCGCCCCGAGACGTTCGTGCTGCTCGGCGCGCTGGTCGCCGGCGACTGGGCGACGGCCGTGGCCGCCGACCCGCGCACGCGCAACGAGGCCAGCGGACTCGTGACGGCATACCTGCACTGGCACCTGGAGCGGGGCGTACGCTCGCTGCGCCTGGTCGACCGGGGCACCCCCGCTCTGCCGGCACCGCCCGCCGACCGTGCAGGAGCCCGATGA
- a CDS encoding metal ABC transporter ATP-binding protein — protein MTDTTRPVIELRHVSFGYADRAVVRSIDLDVRPGEVVALLGPNGSGKSTLVRGLLGLTDQLGGEATVLGQPLRDLSERYRIGYVPQRHTLSGSVRATVEEVVAVGRLPHQGWFVRRTPEDRRAITEALELVGLAERAGDDVSTLSGGQQRRVLIARALAAEPDLLIMDEPTAGVDEASQRVLAEVLRRLTASGRTLLIVTHEVAALRDVVTRIVELTSGRVSFDGTPERYAEHRREQIVGSHPCPPTDPPHGSHLPSAGPLSTGADHA, from the coding sequence ATGACCGACACCACCCGCCCCGTGATCGAGCTGCGGCACGTCTCGTTCGGTTATGCCGACCGCGCCGTCGTGCGCTCGATCGACCTCGACGTGCGGCCCGGCGAGGTCGTCGCGCTGCTCGGGCCGAACGGCTCCGGCAAGTCCACGCTGGTGCGCGGCCTGCTCGGCCTCACCGACCAGCTGGGCGGCGAGGCGACCGTCCTCGGGCAGCCGCTGCGCGACCTGTCCGAGCGCTACCGCATCGGGTACGTCCCCCAGCGGCACACCCTCTCGGGCTCGGTGCGCGCCACGGTCGAGGAGGTGGTCGCCGTCGGGCGGCTGCCGCACCAGGGCTGGTTCGTCCGGCGTACTCCCGAAGACCGGCGCGCGATCACCGAGGCGCTGGAGCTGGTCGGCCTGGCCGAGCGGGCCGGCGACGACGTGTCGACCCTGTCCGGCGGCCAGCAGCGCCGGGTGCTGATCGCCCGCGCGCTCGCCGCCGAGCCCGACCTGCTGATCATGGACGAGCCGACGGCCGGCGTCGACGAGGCGAGCCAGCGGGTGCTCGCCGAGGTGCTGCGCCGGCTGACGGCGAGCGGCCGCACGCTGCTGATCGTCACCCACGAGGTGGCCGCGCTGCGCGACGTCGTCACCCGCATCGTCGAGCTGACCTCCGGTCGGGTCAGCTTCGACGGCACGCCCGAGCGCTACGCCGAGCACCGGCGCGAGCAGATCGTCGGCAGCCACCCGTGCCCGCCGACCGACCCCCCGCACGGGAGCCACCTGCCGAGCGCAGGCCCGCTGAGCACCGGAGCCGACCATGCTTGA
- a CDS encoding RES domain-containing protein: MSAKYPAAPTRPLQHSPGDLVEHTGPVFRIARTSGDHVLPWNALRGFGWLPSMRWDPHPDRMREQPQHAVMYAATTVGTAAAEVWQDLRVIDTISGAPVLIGWTPARPLRLLDLSGDWLVRQGAARSLAHGPKEVCRAWARTIHDTWPDLHGLRVDSTMTGTNLVLFEPAARCGPSAPDLVRPLADPTVIALLAAIATEIGYDLLV, translated from the coding sequence GTGAGCGCGAAGTACCCCGCGGCACCGACCCGGCCGCTGCAGCACTCGCCCGGCGATCTGGTCGAGCACACCGGGCCGGTCTTTCGCATCGCCCGCACCAGCGGGGACCACGTGCTCCCCTGGAACGCGCTGCGCGGTTTCGGGTGGCTGCCGTCGATGCGCTGGGACCCGCACCCGGACAGGATGCGCGAGCAGCCCCAGCACGCGGTGATGTACGCCGCGACCACCGTCGGCACAGCCGCGGCGGAGGTCTGGCAGGACCTGCGGGTCATCGACACGATCAGCGGAGCGCCGGTGCTGATCGGTTGGACGCCGGCGCGCCCGCTCCGGCTGCTCGACCTGAGCGGCGACTGGCTCGTCCGGCAGGGGGCTGCGCGCTCGCTGGCGCACGGACCCAAGGAGGTCTGCCGAGCCTGGGCGCGCACGATCCACGACACCTGGCCGGACCTGCACGGACTGCGCGTCGACTCGACGATGACGGGCACCAACCTCGTCCTGTTCGAGCCCGCCGCACGCTGCGGCCCGTCGGCGCCCGACCTGGTCCGCCCGCTGGCCGACCCGACCGTGATCGCGCTGCTCGCGGCGATCGCCACCGAGATCGGCTACGACCTGCTGGTCTGA
- a CDS encoding metal ABC transporter permease — protein sequence MLELLQYDFMQRALIAALLVGVAAPMVGIFLVQRRLALIGDGMGHVALAGVAVGVVTGQQPVFTALALAVAAAVLIELVRARGRTSGDVALAVMFYGGIAVGIVLLSRAGSETPANLDSFLFGAITTTSPTDVRVFAVLAAVILLVTWIMRPRLFAVAGDEEYARATGMNVLAVNLTLAILTAVTVVVSMRVVGLLLISALMIVPNAASQLLTRSFASALRLAVLIGVLCSVGGVVVSYHAETPSGGTIVVLTVLVFVLASFATWAVARVRAARHAESSHHAHEHRPGCGHRAVPHGDHVDYLHDGERHAAHADHWDRHDEPAPTARRES from the coding sequence ATGCTTGAGCTGCTGCAGTACGACTTCATGCAGCGGGCGCTGATCGCCGCACTGCTCGTGGGCGTGGCCGCGCCGATGGTCGGCATCTTCCTGGTGCAGCGCCGGCTGGCGCTGATCGGCGACGGCATGGGCCACGTCGCGCTCGCCGGCGTCGCCGTGGGTGTGGTCACCGGCCAGCAACCGGTCTTCACCGCGCTCGCGCTGGCAGTGGCCGCGGCCGTGCTCATCGAGCTGGTCCGGGCGCGCGGGCGCACCAGCGGCGACGTCGCGCTGGCGGTGATGTTCTACGGCGGGATCGCCGTGGGCATCGTGCTGCTGAGCCGCGCCGGCAGCGAGACCCCGGCCAACCTCGACTCGTTCCTCTTCGGCGCCATCACCACGACGAGCCCGACGGACGTGCGCGTCTTCGCGGTGCTCGCCGCGGTCATCCTGCTGGTCACCTGGATCATGCGACCGCGGCTGTTCGCCGTCGCCGGCGACGAGGAGTACGCCCGCGCCACCGGCATGAACGTGCTCGCCGTCAACCTGACGCTGGCGATCCTGACCGCGGTCACCGTCGTGGTGTCGATGCGCGTCGTCGGGCTATTGCTGATCAGTGCGCTGATGATCGTGCCGAACGCCGCCTCGCAGCTGCTCACCCGCAGCTTCGCGAGCGCGCTGCGGCTGGCCGTGCTCATCGGGGTCCTGTGCAGCGTGGGCGGGGTCGTGGTCTCCTACCACGCCGAGACCCCGTCGGGCGGCACCATCGTGGTGCTGACCGTGCTGGTGTTCGTGCTGGCGTCGTTCGCGACCTGGGCCGTGGCTCGGGTGCGGGCGGCGCGCCACGCGGAGTCGTCGCACCACGCGCACGAGCACCGGCCCGGCTGCGGCCACCGTGCGGTGCCGCACGGCGACCACGTGGACTACCTGCACGACGGCGAGCGGCACGCGGCGCACGCCGACCACTGGGACCGGCACGACGAGCCGGCCCCCACCGCGAGGAGGGAATCGTGA
- a CDS encoding sulfurtransferase, whose translation MTRPDGPLVSAEHLLRDLDSDPTLVVLDVSWRLGEDSLRGEYDREHVPGAAWVEFEEALSGEPGEGGRHPMPDTETFAEAMRVAGVDNDERVVVYDRDSGLSAARLWWLLTYAGHEAVQVLDGGLRRWRALGYPVDDEPVTPQRGDFVATPPHREVLDAEGAAEYADQHLLLDARPGDRFRGQNETIDPVAGHIPGAVSAPALANLDDDGRFLTADDLAMHLTRLGVRPGTKVGVYCGSGVQAMHAALALEASQIGVQPAVYVGSWSEWITDPDRPVENPSG comes from the coding sequence ATGACGCGCCCGGACGGCCCCCTCGTGAGCGCCGAGCACCTGCTGCGTGACCTCGACAGCGACCCGACGCTGGTGGTGCTCGACGTGAGCTGGCGGCTGGGCGAGGACTCCCTGCGCGGGGAGTACGACCGCGAGCACGTCCCCGGCGCCGCGTGGGTCGAGTTCGAGGAGGCGCTGTCCGGCGAGCCAGGCGAGGGCGGCCGGCACCCGATGCCCGACACCGAGACCTTCGCCGAGGCGATGCGGGTGGCCGGCGTCGACAACGACGAGCGCGTCGTCGTCTACGACCGCGACTCGGGGCTGTCCGCCGCGCGCCTGTGGTGGCTGCTGACGTACGCCGGGCACGAGGCGGTGCAGGTGCTCGACGGCGGCCTGCGCCGGTGGCGCGCCCTGGGTTACCCCGTGGACGACGAGCCGGTGACCCCCCAGCGCGGTGACTTCGTGGCCACCCCGCCGCACCGTGAGGTGCTCGACGCCGAGGGCGCCGCGGAGTACGCCGACCAGCACCTGCTCCTGGACGCGCGGCCGGGCGACCGGTTCCGCGGGCAGAACGAGACGATCGACCCGGTCGCCGGGCACATCCCCGGCGCGGTCAGCGCCCCGGCCCTGGCCAACCTCGACGACGACGGGCGCTTCCTCACCGCCGACGACCTGGCGATGCACCTGACCCGGCTCGGGGTGCGGCCCGGCACCAAGGTCGGGGTCTACTGCGGGTCGGGCGTGCAGGCGATGCACGCGGCGCTGGCGCTCGAGGCCTCGCAGATCGGAGTGCAGCCCGCGGTCTACGTCGGGTCGTGGTCGGAGTGGATCACCGACCCGGACCGGCCGGTCGAGAACCCTTCTGGCTGA
- a CDS encoding DUF6703 family protein, which produces MPPADSRPSVRTNAFRSKVEHASNGVLQKLAKLPPAALLVAALAIALVGALVRGVVGAICFGLLTLFLAWLLYLTWPRLAPLDRLMRLAVLLLTAVVMVVLAVPR; this is translated from the coding sequence GTGCCGCCCGCAGACTCCCGCCCTTCCGTGCGTACGAACGCCTTCCGCAGCAAGGTCGAGCACGCGAGCAACGGCGTGCTGCAGAAGCTGGCGAAGCTCCCGCCCGCCGCGCTGCTCGTCGCGGCGCTGGCCATCGCGCTCGTCGGGGCGCTGGTGCGCGGCGTCGTCGGCGCGATCTGCTTCGGACTGCTGACGCTGTTCCTCGCCTGGCTGCTCTATCTCACCTGGCCCCGGCTCGCACCGCTCGACCGGCTGATGCGGCTGGCGGTGCTGCTGCTCACCGCCGTCGTCATGGTGGTGCTGGCCGTCCCGCGCTGA
- a CDS encoding AAA family ATPase yields MSVDQHLIVIRGNSASGKSTVAVELQRRMGRGAANVGQDHLRRVVLREHDVPDGDNIGLIEQTAQHCLQIGYHVILEGILYSGHYGNMLRRLMGRHDGPTHVFYLDVPLEETLRRHAGRPLASEVDSTKLREWFLESDVLGVPGEVVLGGEYDVGGVVDRVLQAVGPVRERTSSSQGKFL; encoded by the coding sequence ATGTCCGTGGACCAGCACCTGATCGTGATCAGGGGCAACTCGGCATCCGGCAAGTCGACGGTGGCGGTCGAGCTGCAGCGACGGATGGGGCGCGGGGCCGCGAACGTCGGGCAGGACCACTTGAGACGGGTCGTGCTTCGGGAGCACGACGTCCCCGACGGCGACAACATCGGCCTCATCGAGCAGACGGCACAGCACTGTCTGCAGATCGGCTATCACGTGATCCTCGAGGGGATCTTGTACTCCGGCCACTACGGAAACATGCTGCGCAGGCTCATGGGCCGGCACGACGGCCCGACCCACGTCTTCTACCTCGACGTCCCGCTGGAGGAGACCCTGCGTCGGCACGCAGGGCGCCCCTTGGCGTCAGAGGTCGACTCCACCAAGCTGCGTGAGTGGTTCCTGGAGTCGGATGTCCTCGGGGTGCCCGGCGAGGTTGTCCTCGGCGGCGAGTACGACGTGGGCGGCGTGGTGGACCGGGTCCTCCAGGCGGTCGGCCCGGTGCGCGAGCGTACGAGCTCGTCGCAGGGGAAGTTCCTTTGA